The Candidatus Alcyoniella australis genome segment CGCCGCCTCCCCCTCCGCCTCCTCCGCCGCCGCCTCCCCCTCCGCCTGCGAACGAAGCTGCGGAGCAGTCATCGGACAAGCTCAAAGAGGATGAGAAAGTCTTGGGACTGTTGGCCCACTTGTTCTACCTACTGTGCTGCATCGGCCCGATCGTCAACCTGATCCTCTGGCAGGTATGGAAGGATCCGGCCTCGGGCAAGAGCCGCGAGCTGATCTTTCAGCTCAAGCAGGCCTGCTTTTTCCAGACGGCGTTTATCGCCGTATTTTTCGTGATCGGTATCGTCCAGGGCGTGTTGGGCTTCATCGGCATACCGGTGATCGGGTTTCTGCTCACCGTGTTGAGTCTGGCCATCAGCGTGCTGGGCCTGGTGCTCGCGATCATGGCCGCGATCAAGGTCGGCCAGGGCGAGCACTACGAATATCCGGTGCTCGGCGAGAAGCTCAAACAGTCCGGAATTTAATCCTCAGCCAACCCGCAAGGCGGTTTCCTCGTCCGAGTTCCGGCCGGGGAAGCCGCCTTTTATTATTAGGCGAACTTGACAAGCGCCGATCAATCGTTATACATAATCCGCCCAATTTCCCCGGGTGGAGGCCCCTGATGAGAAAAAGAGACCTCGACAAGTTCCGCAAGTTGCTTTTGACCAAGCGCGACGTGATTCTGAACAAGACCAGAAAGACCCGAACCGACGGCAGCCTGCACTCTTCCGAGGATATGCGCGACGACGGCGACCACGCCCGCTTCGCTTCGGAGCAAGCGTTCAACCTACGAATGCTTGACAAGGACCAGAAGCTACTGCGCGAGCTGGACCACGCGCTGAAGAAGTTCGAGACCGGCGAATACGGTATCTGCGAGGGCACCGGCGAGCCGATCGACCTCAAGCGCCTGCAACTGCGCCCCTGGACGCGCTACAGCGTCGAGCACAAGCGCAGTCTGGAAAAAGAGCGCAAGAGCCTGCGCAAGATCGAACGCGAGGCCGAACGCAGCACCCGCCTGGGTTAACCCGGCGCAAAGCACGCGAGCAACCATCGTCGTATCTCAACGACCCGCCCCGCACCCGGCTTTGAGCCGGGGACAAGGCTCGCACAGTTCGCTGGTCCTAATGCCACGACCCTCCCCGCGACGGCACCTTTGAGGCGCAGCAAAACTCGCGCATTGCGATTGTAATTAAACATCGACCAATCCCGCGTCGCGGAGCGTATCGTTGGACAATGATTATGGTCCGCTCGCGTGCCTTGCTCCAGCTCGAAGCTGGGCGCTCGCGCCACACACAAAGATCAATCTCTTGATCTTTACCCCCTCCCGATTGCCCCTTTAGTCGAATAATCTGGAACCGTTGTGATAAGATTTGTTGGTTATAAATAATTGGAGGTTCACCAAATGCCCGATGGTATCGAGCAGGGTCGGAAAGCCTGGCAGGAAAAGGTCGTGGACAAGACCCTGGCCAAGCGTCCCGAACGTAAACCCGATTTTAAAACGACCTCTGACATCAAGGTCGAGCGGCTGTACACGCCGTTGGACCTTGAGCATCAAGATTACGAGCGCGACCTGGGATTCCCCGGCAGCTATCCCTACACGCGCGGAGTCCAGCCCACAATGTTCCGCGGCCGGTTCTGGACGTTCCGCCAATACTCGGGTTTCGGCGACGCGGCCTCGACCAACGAGCGCTTCAAGTATTTGCTCGACCACGGTCAGACCGGACTGTCGATCGCCTTCGACCTGCCCACGCAGATGGGCTACGACTCGGACAACCCGCTGGCGGCCGGCGAGGTGGGCAAGGTCGGCGTGGCCATCGACTCGCTCGATGACATGCGCACGCTGTTCGAGGGCATCCCGTTGGATAAAGTCAGCACCTCGATGACGATCAACTCCACGGCCGCCGTGCTGCTGGCGATGTATCTGGTGCTGGCCCAGAGCCAGGGCGTGCCCTTTGATAAAGTACGCGGCACGATCCAGAACGACGTGCTCAAGGAGTACATGGCGCGCGGCACCTACATCTTCCCGCCGAGCCCCTCGATGCGGATCATCTCCGACATCTTCGCCTTTTGTTCGGAACAGGCTCCGCAGTTCAACACGATCAGCATCTCGGGTTACCACATCCGCGAGGCCGGCTGCTCGGCGGTCCAGGAGGTCGCGTTCACGCTGGCCGACGGCATCGCCTACGTACGGGCGGCGATCGACGCCGGTCTGGACGTCGACGCCTTCGCCGGACGGCTGAGCTTCTTTTTCAACGCCCACAACAACCTGATCGAGGAGGTCGCCAAATTCCGCGCGGCCCGACGGATGTGGGCACGGATCATGCGCGAGCGCTTCAAGGCCAAGGACCCGCGCTCGTGGACCATGCGCTTCCACACCCAGACCGCGGGCTCGATGCTCACCGCGCAGCAGCCGGACAACAACGTGGTGCGCGTGACGCTCCAGGCGCTGGCCGCGGTGCTCGGCGGAACCCAGAGCCTGCACACCAACAGCCGCGACGAGGCGCTGGCCCTGCCCTCGGAACAGGCGGTGACCATCGCCCTGCGCACGCAGCAGCTGATCGCCGAGGAATCGGGAGTCTCCGAGACCATTGATCCGTTGGCCGGCAGCTACTTCGTCGAGTCGCTCACCGACCAGATCGAGACCAAGGCGCTGGAGTACATCGAGCGCATCGATCAGATGGGCGGGATGGTCGAGGCGATCCTCGCCGGCTACCCCCAACGCGAAATCCAGGACAAGGCCTATCAGTGGCAGCGCGCGGTCGACGCGGACGAGCGCGTGGTCGTAGGCGTCAACCGCTACGTTCAACAAAACGAGGACTGCGCGGGAGACCAGGAGATACTGCGCGTCGACCCACGGATCGAACAACAGCAGGTCGAGCGAATCGCCAAGCTGCGCGCGGCCCGCGACGAGGCGGCATTGCAATCCAAGCTCGAGCTGCTGCGCCGCATGGCGCACGGCACCGAAAACCTGATGCCGCCGATCATCGAGGCGGTCCGGGCGCAGGGC includes the following:
- a CDS encoding DUF4870 domain-containing protein, with translation PPPPPPPPPPPPPPPANEAAEQSSDKLKEDEKVLGLLAHLFYLLCCIGPIVNLILWQVWKDPASGKSRELIFQLKQACFFQTAFIAVFFVIGIVQGVLGFIGIPVIGFLLTVLSLAISVLGLVLAIMAAIKVGQGEHYEYPVLGEKLKQSGI
- a CDS encoding methylmalonyl-CoA mutase family protein — translated: MPDGIEQGRKAWQEKVVDKTLAKRPERKPDFKTTSDIKVERLYTPLDLEHQDYERDLGFPGSYPYTRGVQPTMFRGRFWTFRQYSGFGDAASTNERFKYLLDHGQTGLSIAFDLPTQMGYDSDNPLAAGEVGKVGVAIDSLDDMRTLFEGIPLDKVSTSMTINSTAAVLLAMYLVLAQSQGVPFDKVRGTIQNDVLKEYMARGTYIFPPSPSMRIISDIFAFCSEQAPQFNTISISGYHIREAGCSAVQEVAFTLADGIAYVRAAIDAGLDVDAFAGRLSFFFNAHNNLIEEVAKFRAARRMWARIMRERFKAKDPRSWTMRFHTQTAGSMLTAQQPDNNVVRVTLQALAAVLGGTQSLHTNSRDEALALPSEQAVTIALRTQQLIAEESGVSETIDPLAGSYFVESLTDQIETKALEYIERIDQMGGMVEAILAGYPQREIQDKAYQWQRAVDADERVVVGVNRYVQQNEDCAGDQEILRVDPRIEQQQVERIAKLRAARDEAALQSKLELLRRMAHGTENLMPPIIEAVRAQGTLGEISNALRDVFGEFQEVIVV
- a CDS encoding TraR/DksA family transcriptional regulator; protein product: MRKRDLDKFRKLLLTKRDVILNKTRKTRTDGSLHSSEDMRDDGDHARFASEQAFNLRMLDKDQKLLRELDHALKKFETGEYGICEGTGEPIDLKRLQLRPWTRYSVEHKRSLEKERKSLRKIEREAERSTRLG